The Candidatus Bathyarchaeota archaeon DNA window CATAGCGGTGGGCTCGTAAGCCCAGAATCGGTTAGGAGCTATCTCAAGCGTTTCTTGGATAAGAGCCCCCGCACCTATGCTGATCAGGTTAAAGCGTTAAGGCTGTTTATCCGAGACTTCCTAGGCTCTAAGCTCGGTTATAACGGCTCTTGGATAGCGGGCTTTAAGCTTCCAGCTAACGCTCCTAAGCCTAAGAAGCTCCCTGCGTGGAGCCAGGTTAAAACCTTCTACTTGACCCTAGCTTCTAAGCCTAAGAGCGGGCTTAAATACGGAGCCCTATTCCTTCTTCTGCTATCGAGTGGTATGAGACCTGGGGAGGCTCGAAGCCTAATCATCGAGCAGGTGGACCTAGAGCGAAGGATGGTCTTACCCAGGCATCATAACCCTGGGGGTACTAAACGCAGCTGGGTAACCTTCTTCAGCTCTGAGGCGGCCGAGGCGCTTAAAGCATGGCTTAAGGTTAAGCCTCCAGGATCCCAGGTTTTCAAGCTTAACAGAGCCAATATGGCTAAAGCATTTAGACAGGCATCGGCCCAGACGGGTGTTAAAATCCATCCTCATC harbors:
- a CDS encoding site-specific integrase, producing HSGGLVSPESVRSYLKRFLDKSPRTYADQVKALRLFIRDFLGSKLGYNGSWIAGFKLPANAPKPKKLPAWSQVKTFYLTLASKPKSGLKYGALFLLLLSSGMRPGEARSLIIEQVDLERRMVLPRHHNPGGTKRSWVTFFSSEAAEALKAWLKVKPPGSQVFKLNRANMAKAFRQASAQTGVKIHPHLLRSIFAERLSLAGVPDRYIDALCGRTPRTELERHYSDYSPENLWRYYRRAEPYLTLGVRNR